ATGGGGATGGTAAAATTAGCCGATAAATATATGACCCATCAAATCCATTTGAGTTTGAATGAGTTAAATGACCGGCCTATTTATATTCAGCTGTCTTGACTGCATAAGTTTAGCTCATTTAAAAGTTAGGTTGATTTTGACTAACTGGGTAGTCCAAATTCACACATGAAAACAtgtgaaactattttttttttttaatttgatatgttataaCTATAATAAAGAAGGAATTTATTACTATAGTAATTTGGTAATAAATCAAACTATAAAAACTATCAAACAAATAAATTGTAATCCAAATTCAGCCAAAATGGCTGCCCATTTATCACTCCTAATTGCATATAGTATCATTATGCAAATACCAAGGGATTCAACTATTATAAATATATCACATGATTATTAGTATTTTTACTCTATAAATGTGTTTTATCTTGTTGTAATAGGCAACTAACTTACTTCATTTTCAGGTTACTAATTTGGCTTGTTATGTGCGATTATTTGTAGTTATCTTTTGGGCGATCTGATATTATAAAAGTTCTTTTACACTGTTTATGTACGAGAGTTACCTCGTTAGCCAAATAGTGTAtatggagcatatatatataaagagaaaaTAAGATTTTTACCAGCTCCTTTTGACACTGCACTTTCAAGAATAGTTAAATCAACCATGTAAGCTTCGTTTGGTTTTTGGCTCCCTCCAAGTACAGTTTTGCCATTTAGCATAATCAAAGAGTAAATAACTAGGCATAGCCCTTGCAATTTTGTATGTTCCATGCTTCTTCCGCAAACAATTTAAAGAAAAGATTTAGTAAATAAACTGCATAAGATCTATAAAAATGTTAACAAAATATGCAATCAGTGTAGTAGTATATTTAAAAGCAATATGCATTAGCCTATTGTTTAATAGATTTAAGTAATATACACCGTCAACAAAAGCAGAGCTACAGTATGGGTTACAAGTTCGACAGAACCAATATAGTTTTGGTCAGAACTTTGTATTTTTGTTACGAAATctatttaatatgtataaatagttTATTTGGAATTTAGTAAAGCTACTTGTTCTAGAATCAAGAACCCATAAactcaaaatctttttgaataATTTGCATGAATTTTTACATAATCGAGTCATTTTTACATGCAACAAGTaacatgttttatttttaagattacAGATCTCATATTTTAAGAAGGCTTACTAAAACTCTTGTTTATTTGATGTAAATTGCATTTCCGAAGAACAAAAACATTCAAAACCCAAAACACAAGAAAAAACAACAGATTCACTTCCTATAATCACATGAGTATGAACGGAGGCAACAGATTAACTTACAATGAAGAATAGCaacatttaatttattttttatcttcaaaTAGCAACATTAAACTTGATAAAAAATTCCAACATTttgtttttgatgaaaaaaGAACAATATTTTTTGAACCCTACGGATTTCTTACCTCGTAAATCAAAACCTCTGATTCCACGAATAATGAGATGGAAAGGAATTATGTGGTGTTTTTGATGCTAACTTGCATGCATTTTTATACAAAAAGTTAGGTGAAACAGGAATCACGGGCTGTTGCTTACTATATTTTCGCAATAACGATTTCCTTTTTCATATTTGCGTACAAAACGCGTAAATTAATCTAATAGTACATGTttatttactatatatacacatgcactTATTGCGTACCATTCATTTTTTGCAGgctgaaaatcattttcttccttaACTCTTCTTTAAACATCAAACATCCCCTCAACGTTAAACACGGTAGacatttcctccattttaattATCTCATTGaagtttttaaatatctatTTCATTGGTGAAATTATCAATCTTtgtctcttttttatttttctttaaattatgatatattttttaatactttttaaTCTATAGTATGAACTTTCATATAGGAAAAATAAATCTTACTTATGAAGTAAacgtgaaaaaatatttttaagcatATATAATgttgaaataataaatttattaagCACAAAAAAATCAGTTAGAATAATTTGTTGGTATACATGCACGTGTACTAATTAGTCTTGTACTCTTGTAAGTAGGGGTGTGTATGGACCGGGTTgattcggattttttaaacaccaaaccaaaccaattgcgtcgggtttttaaattcatacaccaaaccaaaccaataaaattcgggtttttcaacctcgggttttctcgggtttttcggattttttttttcttttcggaatagtcttgatacaatacatataacttttacttcaaatattactgtcctagtaagatacaactatataattaaggtatttcttaagaaaataacacaaaatgtgagaagagtgatgacattgtattaaaatattcaacaaaactaataaaatcggttaaaataaatatggCTAATTAACAagtcataaagaaaatgactataatttaaaaatactaagtcatgctaaaataagcaCGGCTAATACGTATTAactacatgacaaagaaaaaaaacttaagttatgtattttcactttctgaactaattatgcaaaactaaataatagatatccaacattattgtcattcctagtggtaaattaaatttcttttgttagcgtTAGTGTTGAgctggttttggtttggactttatttgagttacaaatatccataggatataaaacttattgacattcaaaattctaagttcaagcttgaataatatgataatagataaaaaaaactatgaaaaaataaaagaaatatttataaattccattacaaataaatatttttatgtataaaatattttaaaaattgaatacatgtaatgtcgggttggtttggttcggtttgactttttttagttaaaaccaaaccaaaccaattatgatcgggttttttttctcaacaccaaaccactagtcgggtttttttctcggtttggtgcggtttgtcggtttactttgtacacccctacttgTAAGAACATAAATGGCATCTATAGCCTATAGTGAAATGTGAATTATATGTGTGAGTCTAGATTTAACCTCGACTAGTATTTGGATTTCGGGTTGACACTTTTAAGTTAATACTAGTCTCTATGAACGTGCCTCGCATGTTATGCCCTATCAatcataacaaaacaacaacaacaacaacaacccagtgaaatcccacaacgtgaggtctggggagggtagagtgtacgcagacctgacTCCCACCAAGGTAGGGCCACGgcatttccgaaagaccctcggctcaatagaaagcataaaagcataaaagcataacaagaggtcgataaggccaagagattcaaaagcgatatggaaatgcaaataactaaagcgactaagccatgatgaagcAAGTTTGTAAAGGAGCGATAgctatcacagataaaataagataatcaaagtacaggaTAACAAatagtagcagaaatcaaagcacaaatgtgactactaatatgaaaggataaacgttactatctactagccttctaccctaatctgagtcctccataccctcctatctaaggtcatgtcctcggtaagctgtaaCTGCGCtatatcctgtctaatcacctctccccaatacttcttcggcctatccctacctcttctgaaaccatccatggccaacctctcacacctccgcactggggcatctgtgtctctcctcttcacatgtccaaaccatctcagtcccgtttcccgcatcttgtcttccaccgaggccactcccaccttgtcccggatagcctcattcctaatcctgtcactcttggtgtgcccacacatccatctcaacattctcatctcggcaactttcatcttttgaacgtgagagatcttaactggccaacactccgccccatacaacatggtcggtctaaccaccactttgtagaacttgcccttaagttgtggtggcactttcttatcacatagCACTCCGGAAGCGAGCCTCCGTTTCATCCACCCTTCcctaatacgatgtgtgacatcatcgtcaatctccccactgccttgtataatagacccaagatacttgaaactacttGTCTTCCGAATGACAcagggtaccaagcctcacttccacgccagCCTCTTGAGGTGcttcactgaacttgcactccaagtactctgtcttggtcctactcagcttgaatcctttagactccaaagTTTGACGCCAACCCACGAGTCTCGTCgatcaagactatgtcatccacgaaaagcatacaccatggcacctcgcCTTGAATATGccgcgtcaattcatccatcgccaaggcaaataaaaatggactaagAGCGATCcttgatgcaaccccatcacaacCGGGAAGTGCTGCGAGTCTCTCCTCCGTCCTTACCCCCGGTCTTGGCTCcccatacatgtccttgatcaccctaatgtacgccacaggtacacctttagcctccaagcatctccataggatCTCCCTTGgaactttgtcgtaagccttttctaggtcgatgaataccatatgtaagtctctcttcctctccctatactgctccaccagtcTCCTTACAAGATGGATGGCCTCTGTAGTTGAGCGTCCCGGCATGAATCCaaactggttctctgaaatagctacacctctcctcaccctcatctccaccaccctttccacactttcatagtgtggcttGGCAGTTTGATAtctctatagttgttgcaactccGGATATCGCCTTTGTTCTTGTATAGAGGGATCATTACACTCgacctccattcttcgggcatcattgccgtcttaaagatgacattaaacaacctagtcGACCCACTCCAAACACAAAGCCCGcaatcttccaaaattctccaggAATCTCGTCAGGTCCTGCCGCTCTTCCCTtgcgcatcctacgaacagcacccttaacctcctcaaccttaATACTCCTGCAATACCCAAAATCGCGACGCCTCCCTGTAAGTTCTAAATCTCCTAACACAATGTCCCTgtccccttcttcattcaagagtTTGTGGAAATATAActgccatctccgtctaatgtGAGCCTCTTCTACCAATACTTTTCCAtgctcgtccttgatgcacttcacttgatccacaTCACGTACCCTCCTCTCCCTTGCCTTGGCTAGCACGAACAATTTCTTATCCCCGCCTTTTTCCTCTAGTTCCGCATAAAGGCGTTCAAAAGCTGCCGTTTTTGCCATCGAAACCGCCAACTTCGCCTCCTTCCTCGCCATCTTATAAAGTTCTCTGTTCGTCCACTTCTCTACCTCATCCTCTCTTTCTATAAACTTCGCATACGCCACCTTCTTTGCTTCCACCTTCCTTgcacttctccattccaccaccaatcccctcGATACCCACCCCGACTACTCCGTCGAGACCCCCAAACTTCCCTAGCTACTACCCTAATGCAACTAGCCGTTCTATCCCACATACCGGTCGCATCCCCACTACTATCCCACGCCCCCACAGCCTCCGCAATTTCTCTCCCATCTCCGTGGCACTAGTCATGGTCAAACTCCCCCATCTGATCCTAGGCCGAACACCCACGACCCTCTTCTTTCTCGTCATCTTGATCCCTAAATCCATCACCAAGAGCTTATGTCGGGTTGTAAGGTTGTCGCTCGGGATGACCTTACAGTCTTTGCACAGACCTTTGTCATCCTTCCTAAGGAGTAGAAAGTCTATCTGAGTCTTAGCCACCGAACTACGGaaggttaccaagtgctccTCCTTCTTTGGGAAACTCGAATTGGCTATCACCAACCCAAAAGCTCTTACGAAATCCAAAAGTGCGACTCCTCCTCCATTCCTGTCCCCGAAGCCAAAACCTCCATGCACATCATCATAACCCCCCGAAATAGACCCGATGTGCCTATTGAAATCACCTCCCACGAATAGCTTCTCAGTAGGTGGTATGCCTCCCACTACCTCgtccaaatcctcccaaaaTCGCCTCTTCTCCTCCTCGCCTAGGCCCGCTTGCGGCGCATACGCACTAATGATGTTCAAAGTAAGCCCTTCAACGACCACCTTAATCGACATCATCCTATCGGTGACCCTCCTAACCTCTACCACCTGATCCCTCAAATCACTATCTACTAAAATGCCTACCCCATTCCTATAGTTCGACCTACCAGAGAACCAAAGCTTATACCCGTCTACCTCCTTAGCTTTAGGGCCTACCCATTTGGTCTCTTGAACGCAAGCTATATTAATCTTCctcttcttaagaatcttaactagctCTATGGATTTCCCCGTTAACGTCCCAATGTTCCAAGAACCTACTCTCAGCCTAGACGCTCCTCTAACCCACTTACCACTCCTAACCCTCGCCCCCCTCCCCGGACGAGAACATGACCCTAGTCTACCATCAATAACCAAAGCCACGAAAGCTAGTATGAACTAATAAATTATTGAAAGGGCTACGATCCCGCAAAATATAACTACGT
This portion of the Lycium ferocissimum isolate CSIRO_LF1 chromosome 1, AGI_CSIRO_Lferr_CH_V1, whole genome shotgun sequence genome encodes:
- the LOC132066631 gene encoding uncharacterized protein LOC132066631: MSIKVVVEGLTLNIISAYAPQAGLGEEEKRRFWEDLDEVVGGIPPTEKLFVGGDFNRHIGSISGGYDDVHGGFGFGDRNGGGVALLDFVRAFGLVIANSSFPKKEEHLVTFRSSVAKTQIDFLLLRKDDKGLCKDCKVIPSDNLTTRHKLLVMDLGIKMTRKKRVVGVRPRIRWGSLTMTSATEMGEKLRRLWGRGIVVGMRPVCGIERLVALG